The genomic segment TCGTAATTTCTTTCATGACGCCAGCCTGACTCTGGCACAGCATCCTTCCGAAACAGAACAACGCATGATGCTGCGTCTGCTGGCATGGATTTACCATGCCGACGAACGACTGACTTTTACCCGCGGATTAAGCGCCGAAGATGAGCCGGAAATCTGGCGTAAAAACGACCATAACGGCATCGAATTATGGGTCGAATTAGGACTACCTGATGAGAAGCGTCTGAAAAAAGCCTGTAACCAATCGCGTGAGGTGGTCCTTTATGCGTATGGTGAGCGTGCTGCGAAAGTCTGGTGGTCGCAAATCGAGGGGAAAGTCAGAGGTTTTGAGAACCTGCGTATCCGTTATTTAGAAGATGAGTTGCTGAATCAATTGACTGCTTTTGGCAGCCGTACCATGAACTTACAGGCCACATTGCAGGACGGAACTATTTGGCTTTCTGATGCTCAGAGTAATTTGGAAATTCATTTTTCTGAATGGAAAGAGTCTGTCATAAAAGAAGCCAGGTAATCAGCGTGCTAATCCTTTCAGGAAAACTGGAAATACCTGACAGCGAAATCGAATTAACGGCGATCCGCGCTCAGGGCAACGGCGGTCAGAACGTCAATAAAACATCAACGGCTATCCATTTACGCTTTGATATTAAAGCGTCGAGTTTGCCAGAATATTACAAAGAGCGCTTACTGGCTTTTAATCATCATTCCGTTACTGCCGACGGTTGGGTCATTATCAAAGCCCAGGAATACCGGAGTCAGGAGATGAATCGCGAAGCCGCTCTGGCCCGGTTGGGGGCACTGATTTCACAGGCGATGGTAGTAGAAAAACCGCGCCGCGCGACGAAGCCGACTCGTGGGTCTAAAATTCGTCGGGTTGAAAGTAAAGTTCGCAAGGGTGCGACAAAAGCATTACGGGGCAAAATACGTTAGCCCTAACTTCGTGCTGCAGGACAATTTTTATCGCGGCACTGTAGAAAAGCAGTAGGGGAGAAACTGTGAAAAAAATCATCATTAGTGCAGTGCTGGCGCTCGGGGCGCTGTCACTCTTCGGTTGCCATACCGCCGCCTTTAATCATGAAAAACCTTTGCAGGCTATGCAGCAGAGTTACAGTGGCGTGTTGCCGTGCGCAGATTGCAGTGGCCTGAAGACGTCATTATTCCTGGATCAGGATGGGACTTACATCCTTCAGGAGGAATATCAGGGCGGCAAAGAGGGCGATCAGGTGTTTGCCAGCTACGGACGCTGGGCCCGCACTGCGGATAAACTGGTGCTGACGGACAGCCAGGGCGAGAAACGTTATTTCCATCCGAAAGATGAAAATCTGGAAATGTTGGATCAAAGCGGTGAGCCGATTACGTCCACATTCAACTATACGTTGACGCCGGTGCAGCAGAATTTGCCGAAAACGCCAATGGCACTGAGCGGAATGATGCAATACAGCGCCGATGCTGCTTCCTTTAAAGATTGTGCGACAGGCAACATATTCCCGATGTCGGCAAATAAATCGCTGGAAGAAGGGTATCTTGCCTCGCGTAAAACCCCCAATCAGCTGGTCTTCCTTTCTATGGACGGGCATTTCATGACAGAGCCGTCAATGGAAGAAGGGCAGGTGCAAAAGGCTGTGGTTGCAGATAAAAACGTACGGTTTGATGCAACGAAGTCCTGCCCGTAAAAGCGATTAGGCTCAGGCGGAATAGCACAAATAAAAATGCCCGCATTACGCGGGCATTTTTATGGACAAATGATCATCAGCGGATCTTAACGCGGGATCTGGCTCAGCAGATATTCCACGATATCGCTTTGTTTGATCATCTGTTTTTCGCCAGTGCGACGGTTTTTGTATTCCAGCTCTTCAGCATCCAGATTACGATCACCAATCACCACCTGATGCGGCACACCGATCAGTTCCATGTCCGCGAACATGACGCCCGGACGTTCTTTACGATCGTCGAGGATCACATCGATACCGTGTGAACGCAGTTCTTTATACAGCGCTTCTGCCGCATCTTTCACACGGAAAGATTTGTGCATGTTCATTGGCAGGATAGCGACCTGGAACGGCGCGATAGCATCCGGCCAGATAATACCGCGGTCATCGTGGTTTTGTTCAATCGCCGCAGCGACCACACGAGTCACACCAATACCGTAACAACCCATGGTCATCAACTGGTTACGGCCATCCTCGCCCTGAACGGTAGCATTCATCGCTTCGGAATATTTGGTTCCCAGCTGGAAGATATGACCAACTTCGATACCGCGTTTAATGACCAGCGTTCCCTGACCATCAGGGCTTGGATCACCGGCTACCACATTACGGATATCGGCTACTTCTGGCAGCGCAGCATCGCGATCCCAGTTAATTCCGAAATAGTGTTTACCGTCGATGTTAGCGCCTGCGCTGAAATCGCTCATTGCAGCAACAGTACGATCCGCGACGATTGGCATTGGCAGATTAACCGGACCGAGTGAACCCGGGCCAGCCGCGACGATCTCACGAATCTCTGCTTCCGTTGCAAATGTTAGTGGTGCAGCAACTTGCGGCAGCTTCTCGGCTTTGATTTCGTTCAGCTCATGATCACCACGAACCAGCAAAGCAACCAGTTTATGACCGCTTTCCGCTGCTGCATGAACCATCAGAGTTTTCACCGTTTTCTCAATCGGAACCTGGAACTGTTCTGTCAGTTCAGCGATAGTTTTTGCGTCCGGCGTTTCGACAATTCGCATTTCTTCTGTTGCTGCAGCACGTGGCGTTGCGGGTGCCAGCGCTTCTGCGAATTCGATATTAGCGGCGAAATCAGAAGAATCAGAGAATACGACATCATCTTCACCGCTCTGTGCCAGCACCTGAAATTCGTGAGAGGCGCTGCCGCCGATAGAACCGGTATCCGCCAGCACGGCACGGAAATCCAGACCCATACGGTTGAAAATCTGACTGTAGGCCGCGTACATCGCGTCATAAGTTTCCTGCAAAGATTCCTGCGTCGTATGGAATGAGTAGGCATCTTTCATCAGGAATTCACGGGAACGCATTACACCAAAACGCGGGCGAACTTCGTCACGGAATTTAGTCTGGATCTGGAAGAAATTCAGTGGCAGCTGCTTGTATGAGCTGACTTCATTACGGATCAGGTCAGTGATCACTTCTTCATGGGTTGGACCCAGTACGAACGGGCGCTCGCCACGATCAACGAAACGTAACAATTCCGGACCATATTGCTCCCAACGTCCGCTCTCCTGCCACAAATCAGCGGGCTGGACTACCGGCATCGACACTTCAATGGCGTTCGCGTTGTTCATTTCTTCGCGTACGATGTTTTCAACTTTCTTGAGAACACGTAAGCCGGTCGGCAGCCAGGTATACAGGCCTGAGGCCAGTTTACGGATCATCCCTGCGCGCAGCATCAGCTGGTGGCTGATAACTTCCGCGTCGGCTGGCGTCTCTTTCAGTGTAGAGAGCAGATATTGAGTAGTACGCATGATGTGTTGGTTCCGTTAGCACTGCAAATTGCAATCGGGCTGCCATGGGCAGCCAAAACGTGAAAAGTGGCTTAGTTTACCAGCGAGTTGCTATTGTCAAAAGAGAGGCAGAGGAAATTTAGTCTTTGTCGAGGGACAATACCTGATTCACAGAGCCTGTGACCCGCCAGCGGACATTAAACTCGAGTAAACGAACGGCATAATCGCGCGCTGTGGCTTCACCTTTGCGATAAGCCGGACGGGGATCCTGTCCTAAAACCTGCGTGATGAAGCGGCGCAGATGCGGGTATTGCCTCGCATGCTCAGCCAGCTGCTGTTCAGCCTGTGGTAAAAATTCTACCGGCATATCGGCATCAGGTGCGTGCTGAGCAAAACCGGCGTGTGCATCAGGATGGCTTTCCGCAAAGGGAAGATACGGCTTAATGTCCACAACAGGTGTGCCATCCACTAAATCCAGACTGCCAAGCTGCAGAATGACATTCTGACCCTGACAGCGAATCCCTTTCAGTTCAACCAGAGACATCCCGAGCGGATTAGGCCGGAAGGTTGAACGGGTGGCAAATACACCGGTACGCACATTCCCGCCCAAACGTGGTGGGCGAACTGTCGGACGCCAGCCGCTTTCCATCGTCTGATGGAAAATAAACATCACCCATAAATGGCTGAAGTCTTCCAGCCCGCGAACAGCTTCGGGCTGGTTATAAGGCGGATGCAGATGTAATTCGCCGCCACCATCCTGGATCAATCCGGGCTGGCGCGGAACAGCAAACTTCTCTTTATAGGGCGAGTGAATGATCCCTATTTGCTCAAAAGAAAATGAGGTCATTTAAACGTGACGTTCAGGGCGGAACCCTGACAAATCGCCTGCTGGAAGCAGCCTGGTACGCCGCTGATAATCTGGCACTGATGTAACAATACGGCATTGGCCTTCATGTAGGATGCACGGGTCAGCATTCTTTTCCGTGCAGTAGCCAGACTCGGTGGCGCATCATTTTGAGCGCTCTGGCAAGATTCGCCGGAGACTTCGCCCAGATCACGGAATGGAGTTCCGACTAAAGCTTCTGCATCTTTATAGAGCTTTACAGGAGCGGGGCGTACTGGTGCCGGCTTTGGTTTGACAGGTTTTGGTTCTTCTTTTACAACAGGCGCAGGGGGGGTTGGCTGTGTGTGTTGAGTCAGGGAACAACCCGCCAGCAAAAGTGCCGACAAACAGAGAGGTAAAGCACGCATGGTATATCCTCTGCTTTTTAATATGTTTACAGGAAAGAATGTGGCGTTATTGAACCAAGGTATTGAGAAAATAACAAGGCGGGCATAAGCCCGCCTTGTTATTTATTTATGAAAAGATGTATTTGCGAGTCTACTATCTTAGAAACGAATACTCAGGAAAAATGTAGGGTTCCTGATTTCGGGCAATTACCAACCTTTCACTGCGCCACCGTTGAAGATTTTATTCGCTGCAGCGTTCACTTCATCAGACTGGTAAGCCTGAACGAATTTCTTCACGTTTTCAGCATCTTTGTTATCTTCACGTGCAACGATCAGGTTCACGTATGGAGATTCTTTATCTTCTACGAAGATACCGTCTTTCTCTGGCGTCAGGTTGATCTGGCTGGCGTAAGTGGTGTTGATTACGGCCAGAGCGATTTTCGCATCATCCAGTGAACGTGGCAGTTGTGGTGCTTCGAGTTCGACCAGTTTCAGATTTTTAGGGTTCTCAGTCACATCCAGAACTGTCGGTAACAGACCAACACCGTCTTTCAGTTTGATCAGACCTTGTTTTTGCAGCAGCAGCAGAGAACGGCCGAGATTAGTCGGGTCGTTTGGCAGCGCAACCTGGTCGCCATCTTTCAGCTCATCAATAGATTTGATTTTCTTAGAGTAACCGGCGATTGGGTAAACGAACGTGTTACCCACCGGGACCAGTTTGTAACCGCGATCTTTGATCTGCTGATCAAGATA from the Rahnella aceris genome contains:
- a CDS encoding YaeQ family protein, translated to MALKATIYKAAVNIADMDRNFFHDASLTLAQHPSETEQRMMLRLLAWIYHADERLTFTRGLSAEDEPEIWRKNDHNGIELWVELGLPDEKRLKKACNQSREVVLYAYGERAAKVWWSQIEGKVRGFENLRIRYLEDELLNQLTAFGSRTMNLQATLQDGTIWLSDAQSNLEIHFSEWKESVIKEAR
- the arfB gene encoding alternative ribosome rescue aminoacyl-tRNA hydrolase ArfB gives rise to the protein MERVCHKRSQVISVLILSGKLEIPDSEIELTAIRAQGNGGQNVNKTSTAIHLRFDIKASSLPEYYKERLLAFNHHSVTADGWVIIKAQEYRSQEMNREAALARLGALISQAMVVEKPRRATKPTRGSKIRRVESKVRKGATKALRGKIR
- the nlpE gene encoding envelope stress response activation lipoprotein NlpE (NlpE, an outer membrane lipoprotein, interacts directly with CpxA, the sensor histidine kinase of the Cpx system for response to envelope stress.); its protein translation is MKKIIISAVLALGALSLFGCHTAAFNHEKPLQAMQQSYSGVLPCADCSGLKTSLFLDQDGTYILQEEYQGGKEGDQVFASYGRWARTADKLVLTDSQGEKRYFHPKDENLEMLDQSGEPITSTFNYTLTPVQQNLPKTPMALSGMMQYSADAASFKDCATGNIFPMSANKSLEEGYLASRKTPNQLVFLSMDGHFMTEPSMEEGQVQKAVVADKNVRFDATKSCP
- the proS gene encoding proline--tRNA ligase — translated: MRTTQYLLSTLKETPADAEVISHQLMLRAGMIRKLASGLYTWLPTGLRVLKKVENIVREEMNNANAIEVSMPVVQPADLWQESGRWEQYGPELLRFVDRGERPFVLGPTHEEVITDLIRNEVSSYKQLPLNFFQIQTKFRDEVRPRFGVMRSREFLMKDAYSFHTTQESLQETYDAMYAAYSQIFNRMGLDFRAVLADTGSIGGSASHEFQVLAQSGEDDVVFSDSSDFAANIEFAEALAPATPRAAATEEMRIVETPDAKTIAELTEQFQVPIEKTVKTLMVHAAAESGHKLVALLVRGDHELNEIKAEKLPQVAAPLTFATEAEIREIVAAGPGSLGPVNLPMPIVADRTVAAMSDFSAGANIDGKHYFGINWDRDAALPEVADIRNVVAGDPSPDGQGTLVIKRGIEVGHIFQLGTKYSEAMNATVQGEDGRNQLMTMGCYGIGVTRVVAAAIEQNHDDRGIIWPDAIAPFQVAILPMNMHKSFRVKDAAEALYKELRSHGIDVILDDRKERPGVMFADMELIGVPHQVVIGDRNLDAEELEYKNRRTGEKQMIKQSDIVEYLLSQIPR
- the tsaA gene encoding tRNA (N6-threonylcarbamoyladenosine(37)-N6)-methyltransferase TrmO, with protein sequence MTSFSFEQIGIIHSPYKEKFAVPRQPGLIQDGGGELHLHPPYNQPEAVRGLEDFSHLWVMFIFHQTMESGWRPTVRPPRLGGNVRTGVFATRSTFRPNPLGMSLVELKGIRCQGQNVILQLGSLDLVDGTPVVDIKPYLPFAESHPDAHAGFAQHAPDADMPVEFLPQAEQQLAEHARQYPHLRRFITQVLGQDPRPAYRKGEATARDYAVRLLEFNVRWRVTGSVNQVLSLDKD
- the rcsF gene encoding Rcs stress response system protein RcsF, which translates into the protein MRALPLCLSALLLAGCSLTQHTQPTPPAPVVKEEPKPVKPKPAPVRPAPVKLYKDAEALVGTPFRDLGEVSGESCQSAQNDAPPSLATARKRMLTRASYMKANAVLLHQCQIISGVPGCFQQAICQGSALNVTFK
- a CDS encoding MetQ/NlpA family lipoprotein, whose product is MSNKFKSIAVVGALLGSLALVGCGPKEQDPNHIKVGVIVGSEQQVAEVAQKVAKEKYGLDVELVTFNDYVLPNEALSKGDIDVNAFQHKPYLDQQIKDRGYKLVPVGNTFVYPIAGYSKKIKSIDELKDGDQVALPNDPTNLGRSLLLLQKQGLIKLKDGVGLLPTVLDVTENPKNLKLVELEAPQLPRSLDDAKIALAVINTTYASQINLTPEKDGIFVEDKESPYVNLIVAREDNKDAENVKKFVQAYQSDEVNAAANKIFNGGAVKGW